The Ralstonia insidiosa region AGACGGCCATCGAGTTTGACCAGAGCGCGCTGTTCAAGAAGGTGTACGAAGAAGAGTTCGGCACGTTCGGCGGCGCACCGTTTGGCGCGATGATCGGCGACTTTGAAGTGACGCGTCAGCCTGAGGACATGTACTTCATCGAGCAGATGGCGCACGTGGCCGCCGCCGCACACGCACCGTTCATCGCTTCGTCGTCGCCTGAGCTGCTGGGTCTTGAATCGTTTGCCGACCTGGGCAAGCCGCGCGACCTGGCCAAGGTGTTCGACACGGTGGAGTACGCCAAGTGGAAGTCCTTCCGCGAGTCGGAGGATTCGCGCTACGTTGGCCTGACCTTGCCGCGCTTCCTGGGCCGTCTGCCATACAACCCAAAGGACGGCACCACCGTTGAAGGTTTCAACTTTGTTGAAGACGTGGACGGCACCGACCACAGCAAGTACCTGTGGTGCAACGCTGCCTGGGCCTTCGGTGCACGCCTGACGGCGGCGTTTGAAGACTTCGGCTGGTGCGCGGCCATCCGTGGTGTGGAAGGCGGCGGCCTGGTCGAAGACCTGCCGACGCACACCTTCAAGACCGACGATGGCGAAGTCGCGCTCAAGTGCCCGACCGAAATTGCCATCACTGACCGCCGCGAGAAGGAGCTGAGCGACCTCGGCTTCATTCCGCTGGTCCACTGCAAAAACTCCGACTACGCCGCGTTCTTTGCAGCGCAGTCAGTGCAGCGTCCGAAGAAGTACGACACGGATAGCGCCAACGCCAACGCCGTGCTGTCGGCGCAGCTGCAGTACATCTTCTCGGTATCGCGCGTGGCGCACTACCTGAAGGCGATGATGCGCGACAAGATCGGCAGCTTCGCGTCGGCCAAGAACGTCGAGACGTTCCTCAACCGCTGGATCTCGCAGTACGTGCTGCTGGACGACAACGCCACGCAAGAACAGAAGGCGCAATTCCCGCTGCGTGAGGCGTCGATCCAGGTGTCGGAAGTGCCGGGCAAGCCGGGCACGTACCGCTCGGTGGCGTTCCTGCGTCCGCACTTCCAGCTGGACGAACTCTCGATCTCGCTGCGATTGGTGGCCGATCTGCCCAAGCCGACCAACTCGTAATCATCATTCCTGACCGGACTCTCCCCGGGGGGGAATGTTCGGGCCTAACCACGCGTTGCGCTCGTTACACATTGCAGTACCAACAACCTATCTATTGAAGAGGGTCTCTGTATGAAGGATATCTACGTCAAGTTCGACAGCCCGGCAATCAAGGGGGAGTCGCAAGACAAGGATCACAAGGATTGGATCGAGATCAACAGCTGGTCGCAAGCCGTCGTGCAGCCGCGTTCGGCCACGGCTTCGACCGCCGGCGGCCACACCGCCGAGCGCTGCGAGCACCGCGACATGGTGTTCTCGAAGGATCTGGACGTGGTCAGCCCGCTGCTGTACCAACACGCTTCGGGCGGCACGACCTTTGGTGAAGTCACGATCGAATTCTTCCGCGCTGATGGCGAAGGCAATCGCGTGAAGTACCTCGAAGTGAAGCTGAAGAACGCCATCCTGAGCGAAGTCGATTCGCAAGTCGTGGCCCAAGGCATCCCGAGCGACACGTTCAGCCTGCGTTACGCCGCAGTGCAGTGGAAGTACACGCAGCAGAAGGGCGCTGGCGGCCAGGGCGGTAACTCGCAAGGCGCCTGGAGCCTCACGAAGAACGACAAGACGTACTCGGTCTAAACGTTTTAACGTTTGGCGTTCTGATTGCAAGCGCCGCAGCCGTACGCTGCGGCGTCTTGCATTGGCACTGGCTAGAGCGGTATGAAAGGCTTCGAACCCAGCCTGCTCGAAAAACTCTTCGACGACGAGCCCCACGCGCCCATGCCCACGGCATTGCGCCAGCTCTCGCTGGAAGAACTCAAGAGCACGGTCGCACGCGACATTGAATCCCTGCTCAACACGCGCATCGTGTTTGAGGAGGACGACTTGCATGGCTTGCCTGAGTGCAAGCGGTCGCTGCTCACCTATGGGCTCAACGATTTTGCCGGCCTGAGCCTCGCCAGCTTCTACGACCGCAATTACATCTGCCAGTCGCTGACCAAGGCGATCGAGCGCCATGAACCGCGCCTGCAGCATGTGAACGTGTCGCTGGAGATCAACGAGCGGGCGACCAACGCGCTGTGCTTCGGCATCAGTGCGGTACTGCTGGTCGGGCCTGCGCGGGAGCCGGTGAGTTTTGACGCCACGCTGCAACCGTCCACGCTGCGCTACTCCGTTTCACGCGGACGCGGCTGAGATTGCCTTCGGGCCTGAGTGCACCGATTGACGGCCTCAGGACCTATACCGGACCGCAAGGAAGATGGAAGAGCTGCTGCCCTACTACGAACGAGAACTGGCTTTCCTGCGCCGGTACTCGCGCGACTTCGCCGAGCGGTATCCAAAGGTCGCTGGCCGGCTCGCCATGTCGGGCGAGGGCTGCGACGATCCGCACGTCGAGCGGATGATCGAATCGTTCGCCTTCCTGACCGCACGCGTCAGCAAGAAGCTCGACGACGACTACCCCGAATTTACCGAAGCGCTGCTGGAGGTTCTGTACCCCCACTACCTGCGCCCGTTTCCCTCGTGCTCGGTGGCGCATTTCGATGTGCGTGGCGTGGCCGCGCAGCTGAGTGCCCCGGTCACGATCCCGCGCGGCACCTTTCTGACCACGCGCATCGTGCGCAAGGTGGAATGCCGCTTTCGCACGGCGTATGACGTGACCTTCGCGCCAGTGCGGGTGGCTGCGGCCGCCTTCGAGCGTGCCGTGTCTGCGCCGGCCGCCGTGCAATTGCCCAAGGGCGCAACCGGCTCCATTGCCATCACGCTGGAGCACGTTGGCGAGCGCGGCGGCTTTGAATCGCTGGCGCTGGATAAGCTGCGCGTCTACATGGATGGCGAACCGTCGTTCGTCGCAGCCCTGGGCGATGCGTTGTTCTTGCATACCGCCGCTGCCTACGTAGAAGGCGAGCGCCCCGGCGTGTGGAAGCGCCTGATGGGCGTGCCGCTGCTGGAAGTCGGCTTTTCCGAAGACGAATCCCTAATCGATTGCCCGGCGCGCTCGCACCCGGCTTATCGGCTGCTGACCGAGCACTTCAGCTTCTCGGAGAAGTTCAACTTCTTCGACATTGACCTGGCAGCGCTGCGGCGCGGCCTGACGCCGGGTGTGCCGGTGCGCAAGCTGGTGTTGCACCTCGTGCTGAAAGACGTACGCAGCGATTCCCACGCCGCGCGCCTGCTCGAGAATCTGCAAGCGGAACACCTGCGTCTGCACTGCACGCCGGTGGTCAACCTGTTCCAGCAGAAGGCGGACCCGATCCGTATCGAACACACCGCCAGTGCATATCCGGTAGTGGCTGACAGTCGCCGCGCGCACGGCTTTGATATCTACTCGATCGACAAGGTGCAACTGGTGCGCGAGACCACGGCGCACGAGCAGGTGACGGAATTCCGCCCTTTCTACTCGCTGCACCACGGCGAAGAGCCGGGCCGCGCCGGCCACTACTGGCTGGCCCGCCGCAACGAGATGGTCGCCCAGCGCAGCCCCGGCTTCGAGACCGAGATCTCGATCGTCGATACGCAGTTCGACCCGGCAAGCCCACAGACCGATACGCTGAGCCTGTCGGTCACCTGCACCAATCGCGATCTGCCAGCCACGCTGGCGTTTGGTCAACCCGATGGCGATCTGTCGATGGAGGGCAGCTCGATTGCCCGCAACATCATTTTCTTGCGCAAGCCGACGCCTTCCATGCGGTTTGGCGGCGGGCGTGCGGCGCAGTGGCGGTTGATCTCGCTGCTGGCGCTCAACCATCTTTCGCTCGTGCAGAACGGGTTGCCGACTTTGAAGGAAATGCTGCGCTTGCATGACTTGCCGCGCAGCGCGATTTCCGCCCGGCAGATCGAAGGCATTGTCGGGCTGGACTATCAGCCGGCAACACAGTGGCTGGCCGGCAAGCCGTTCGCCACCTTTGTACGCGGTCTGGAAATCCGCCTCACGCTGGATGAAGACGCCTTTGTCGGCACGGGCCTGCACCGCTTCATTCGCGTGCTGGACCACTTCTTCGGCCTGTACGTCCACATGAACAGCTTTGTACAGCTGATTGCGGTGTCGCGCCGCAGCGGCAAGGAACTGGTCAAATGCGCACCCCGCAGCGGCGAATCGATCCTGGTGTGATCCGCGGGCTGCTCAAGCAGCCGCACCGGTACCAGTTCTTCCAGGCCGTGCGCCTGCTGGAGCAGCTCTTCGCGCGCCGTGGCAGCACCTCGTCCGAGCACGCGCTTGCAACGCGGGTGAGTTTTCGCAATACGCTGTCGCTGTCGTTTCCGCCCAGCGAGTTGCAGGGGATCGAGGCCGAAAGCCTGACGCCCGACATGCTGGAAACCGACGAGGCCTTCATCGCCGCGCTGGAAGAGGGCGCGCTCGACAACCTCGCCATTACGCCCTCGTTCTTCGGCATGCTGGGCGGGCAGGGCGCCTTGCCCCTGCGCTACACCGAGATCGTTGCCGAGCGCGAATCGGTCTGGCGCGACCGTGCAGCCCGCGCGTTCTTCGACATCTTCTCGAACCGTGCGACGGCGTTGTTCTACCTGGCGTGGAAGAAGTACCGGCTGCCGTTCCAGTACGAAGTCGACAACAGCAAACACTACCTGCCGCTGTTGTTGTCATTGGCGGGCGCGGCGGACAAGACGCTGCGCAGCGATCTGACCGGCACACCCGGCGCCATCCACGACGAAGCGCTGGCTGGCTACGCCACCGCGGTGCGCCACCGCCCTGTGTCTGCCGCGTATCTGCAGCGCGTGCTGGCGGACTACTTCCAGGCGCCGGTGCGTGTGGAGCAATTCGTGGGCGGCTGGTATCACGTGCCTGCATCGCAGTACACGCGGCTGGGCAGCACAAGCAATGTGTTGGGCGCGACGGCGCTGGCCGGTGCCCGCGTCTGGCAGCGTGATCTGCGGGTGCGCCTGTGGGTCGGCCCGCTCAAGCGGGCGCAGTACCGCAACTTCCTGCCCGGCGCGCCCGGCGCACTGGCGCTGCGCAAGATGCTGACCATCCTGA contains the following coding sequences:
- the tssC gene encoding type VI secretion system contractile sheath large subunit yields the protein MLENQSAAQSASVAEEVSLLDSIVEQSRVAKSDSERERAKDIIGELASQVLNGTVVVSDNLSATIDARVAELDRLISQQLSAVMHAPEFQKLESTWRGLNYLVKETQTGTTIKIKALNATKRDLVKDFKTAIEFDQSALFKKVYEEEFGTFGGAPFGAMIGDFEVTRQPEDMYFIEQMAHVAAAAHAPFIASSSPELLGLESFADLGKPRDLAKVFDTVEYAKWKSFRESEDSRYVGLTLPRFLGRLPYNPKDGTTVEGFNFVEDVDGTDHSKYLWCNAAWAFGARLTAAFEDFGWCAAIRGVEGGGLVEDLPTHTFKTDDGEVALKCPTEIAITDRREKELSDLGFIPLVHCKNSDYAAFFAAQSVQRPKKYDTDSANANAVLSAQLQYIFSVSRVAHYLKAMMRDKIGSFASAKNVETFLNRWISQYVLLDDNATQEQKAQFPLREASIQVSEVPGKPGTYRSVAFLRPHFQLDELSISLRLVADLPKPTNS
- the tssE gene encoding type VI secretion system baseplate subunit TssE, which produces MKGFEPSLLEKLFDDEPHAPMPTALRQLSLEELKSTVARDIESLLNTRIVFEEDDLHGLPECKRSLLTYGLNDFAGLSLASFYDRNYICQSLTKAIERHEPRLQHVNVSLEINERATNALCFGISAVLLVGPAREPVSFDATLQPSTLRYSVSRGRG
- the tssG gene encoding type VI secretion system baseplate subunit TssG — translated: MRTPQRRIDPGVIRGLLKQPHRYQFFQAVRLLEQLFARRGSTSSEHALATRVSFRNTLSLSFPPSELQGIEAESLTPDMLETDEAFIAALEEGALDNLAITPSFFGMLGGQGALPLRYTEIVAERESVWRDRAARAFFDIFSNRATALFYLAWKKYRLPFQYEVDNSKHYLPLLLSLAGAADKTLRSDLTGTPGAIHDEALAGYATAVRHRPVSAAYLQRVLADYFQAPVRVEQFVGGWYHVPASQYTRLGSTSNVLGATALAGARVWQRDLRVRLWVGPLKRAQYRNFLPGAPGALALRKMLTILSGTTLEFEIKLILRQQDVTGCTLGAQDSGRIGWDTFLCSRPAQQDRSDARYTLAPLH
- the tssF gene encoding type VI secretion system baseplate subunit TssF, translated to MEELLPYYERELAFLRRYSRDFAERYPKVAGRLAMSGEGCDDPHVERMIESFAFLTARVSKKLDDDYPEFTEALLEVLYPHYLRPFPSCSVAHFDVRGVAAQLSAPVTIPRGTFLTTRIVRKVECRFRTAYDVTFAPVRVAAAAFERAVSAPAAVQLPKGATGSIAITLEHVGERGGFESLALDKLRVYMDGEPSFVAALGDALFLHTAAAYVEGERPGVWKRLMGVPLLEVGFSEDESLIDCPARSHPAYRLLTEHFSFSEKFNFFDIDLAALRRGLTPGVPVRKLVLHLVLKDVRSDSHAARLLENLQAEHLRLHCTPVVNLFQQKADPIRIEHTASAYPVVADSRRAHGFDIYSIDKVQLVRETTAHEQVTEFRPFYSLHHGEEPGRAGHYWLARRNEMVAQRSPGFETEISIVDTQFDPASPQTDTLSLSVTCTNRDLPATLAFGQPDGDLSMEGSSIARNIIFLRKPTPSMRFGGGRAAQWRLISLLALNHLSLVQNGLPTLKEMLRLHDLPRSAISARQIEGIVGLDYQPATQWLAGKPFATFVRGLEIRLTLDEDAFVGTGLHRFIRVLDHFFGLYVHMNSFVQLIAVSRRSGKELVKCAPRSGESILV
- a CDS encoding Hcp family type VI secretion system effector produces the protein MKDIYVKFDSPAIKGESQDKDHKDWIEINSWSQAVVQPRSATASTAGGHTAERCEHRDMVFSKDLDVVSPLLYQHASGGTTFGEVTIEFFRADGEGNRVKYLEVKLKNAILSEVDSQVVAQGIPSDTFSLRYAAVQWKYTQQKGAGGQGGNSQGAWSLTKNDKTYSV